A genomic stretch from Terriglobus sp. RCC_193 includes:
- a CDS encoding YajQ family cyclic di-GMP-binding protein, with product MAADNSFDVVSKVEVQEVKNAIDQASKEVNARFDLKNSKSTMSLEGNDAIQLASQDEYTLKAVTDILQQKLVKRGVSLKNLEYEKIEPASNSSVRQKIKLKQGITGDAAMKITAAVKDSKLKAQASIQGDTVRVTSKDRDVLQQIIALLKGKDFGVDLQFTNYRSN from the coding sequence ATGGCAGCCGATAACAGTTTTGACGTCGTCAGCAAAGTGGAAGTACAGGAAGTAAAAAACGCGATTGACCAGGCCAGCAAGGAAGTCAACGCGCGCTTCGACCTGAAGAATTCGAAGTCCACCATGTCACTGGAGGGCAACGACGCCATCCAACTGGCATCGCAGGACGAGTACACCCTGAAGGCTGTCACGGACATCCTGCAGCAAAAACTTGTCAAGCGCGGCGTCTCGCTCAAGAACCTGGAATACGAGAAGATTGAGCCCGCCTCCAATTCCTCTGTCCGCCAGAAGATCAAGCTGAAGCAAGGCATCACGGGCGATGCAGCCATGAAAATCACCGCCGCCGTGAAGGACAGCAAGCTGAAAGCGCAGGCCTCCATCCAGGGCGATACCGTTCGCGTCACCAGCAAGGACCGCGATGTTCTGCAGCAGATCATCGCCCTGCTCAAGGGCAAAGACTTTGGCGTGGACCTACAGTTCACCAACTACCGCTCCAACTAA
- a CDS encoding SIS domain-containing protein codes for MKELSIFQNNVAESKVVLDAILELEPQVEAAANVLADALLRGNKLLACGNGGSAADASHLTTEFVVRFHKDRRPYPAISLTANGGDLTACGNDYSFDDVFSRQVRAFGLKGDVLFAYTTSGNSENVLRALNTARQYGVATVAFLGRDGGACAGIADVELIVRHNVTARIQEAHKLLLHTICELVELRLLAAAEAGEQPLT; via the coding sequence ATGAAGGAATTGAGCATCTTTCAAAACAACGTAGCTGAGTCCAAGGTCGTGTTGGACGCGATTCTGGAGCTTGAGCCACAGGTGGAAGCAGCGGCAAACGTACTTGCCGACGCGCTGCTGCGCGGTAACAAGCTGCTGGCCTGTGGCAACGGCGGGTCGGCTGCGGATGCATCGCATCTCACCACGGAGTTTGTGGTTCGCTTCCACAAGGACCGCCGTCCTTATCCCGCCATCAGCCTCACTGCAAACGGTGGCGATCTGACGGCCTGCGGTAACGATTACAGCTTTGATGATGTGTTTTCGCGGCAGGTACGCGCCTTCGGGTTGAAGGGCGACGTTCTGTTTGCCTACACTACCAGCGGCAACAGCGAGAATGTACTGCGTGCGCTGAACACGGCGCGACAGTATGGTGTTGCCACGGTTGCCTTTCTTGGACGCGACGGTGGAGCGTGTGCGGGCATTGCAGATGTGGAGCTGATTGTGCGTCACAACGTGACGGCACGCATTCAGGAAGCACACAAGCTGCTGTTGCACACTATCTGCGAGCTGGTGGAGCTTCGGCTTCTTGCTGCCGCAGAGGCAGGGGAGCAGCCGCTAACTTAA
- a CDS encoding TatD family hydrolase, which yields MSKLTCSLADLLTRCTHMHIVDSHAHLDFPTYADDLNAVLARSLEADVRTILSVGIGDGPETMHRARDLAVKYKHSSAVPRIVASAGIHPQEAHHANDAALSKLRTLATDENVVAIGEIGLDYYHIENPDIDVQQQAFLAQMEIALAAKKPILIHCRTSELATPQAKERFGTADAQDDLLRLIAENFANKGGIGVMHCFSGTADEARRALDLGFYLSFAGNVTYARFPSIREAAELVPADRYLVETDAPFLAPIPYRGERNEPGRTRVTAEFVADLRKIPLEQLAEETTANFRRLFRVE from the coding sequence GTGAGCAAGCTGACTTGCTCACTCGCTGACCTGCTGACTCGCTGCACTCATATGCATATCGTCGATTCACACGCACATCTCGACTTCCCCACCTACGCCGATGATCTCAACGCGGTACTGGCGCGCTCATTGGAAGCAGACGTACGCACCATCCTGTCTGTGGGCATTGGCGATGGCCCGGAGACGATGCATCGTGCGCGCGATCTTGCCGTGAAGTACAAGCACAGTTCCGCTGTTCCACGCATCGTCGCGTCAGCAGGCATTCATCCGCAGGAAGCGCATCACGCAAATGACGCCGCGCTAAGCAAACTGCGCACGCTGGCAACGGATGAAAACGTTGTCGCCATTGGTGAAATCGGGCTGGACTATTACCACATTGAAAACCCCGATATCGACGTGCAGCAGCAGGCATTTCTGGCGCAGATGGAGATTGCACTCGCGGCGAAGAAACCCATCCTGATCCACTGCCGCACCAGCGAACTGGCCACACCGCAGGCAAAAGAGCGCTTTGGCACTGCCGACGCGCAGGACGACCTGCTTCGCCTGATCGCAGAAAACTTCGCGAACAAGGGCGGCATTGGCGTCATGCACTGCTTCTCCGGAACAGCGGACGAAGCACGACGCGCACTCGATCTTGGCTTCTATCTCTCGTTCGCGGGCAACGTAACCTATGCGCGCTTCCCTTCCATCCGCGAAGCGGCAGAGCTGGTCCCCGCCGATCGCTACCTGGTGGAAACAGATGCGCCTTTCCTGGCGCCGATCCCCTATCGCGGCGAACGCAACGAACCCGGACGCACGCGCGTGACGGCGGAGTTTGTCGCCGACTTGCGCAAGATCCCGCTGGAACAGCTTGCGGAAGAGACCACCGCAAACTTCCGTCGCCTCTTCCGCGTAGAATAG
- the rfaD gene encoding ADP-glyceromanno-heptose 6-epimerase, with protein sequence MYFAAIAHGIGTSTIILMGKMTVVTGAAGFIGRNTVAELNRRGKTDLLLVDDLGTGEKWQNLNGLRYEDLIPVDEFLDRIQGVGAEELPEIDGIVHLGACSATTEKDADYLLTNNYGYTRTLCQWAQQHGARFVYASSAATYGDGSLGYDDDDSVTPKLEPLNMYGYSKHMFDLWALKNGFFADGHPIAGVKYFNVYGPYEDHKDDMRSVVHKSFGQIHDGDGKVKLFKSHRPEYKDGEQMRDFVYVKDAVDVTLWLLENPQIAGVFNCGTGISRTWNDLVTAVYSAGGKQPNIEYVDMPETLREKYQYYTEAKPDKLRAAGYTKPFTTLEDGIHDYVKSYLQPRAERLKG encoded by the coding sequence GTGTACTTCGCAGCCATTGCGCATGGTATCGGCACGTCTACAATCATCCTCATGGGAAAGATGACCGTGGTTACCGGCGCAGCCGGATTCATCGGACGCAACACAGTGGCAGAGTTGAACCGGCGGGGAAAGACCGATCTATTGCTGGTGGATGACCTGGGAACAGGTGAAAAGTGGCAGAACCTGAATGGCCTGCGGTACGAAGACCTCATCCCGGTCGATGAGTTTCTGGATCGCATTCAGGGTGTGGGCGCGGAGGAACTGCCGGAGATTGACGGCATTGTGCATCTGGGCGCATGTTCCGCCACCACCGAGAAGGATGCAGACTATCTGCTGACCAACAACTACGGCTACACGCGCACCCTGTGCCAGTGGGCGCAGCAGCATGGCGCACGATTTGTCTATGCCTCATCCGCTGCCACCTATGGAGATGGTTCGCTTGGCTATGACGATGATGACAGCGTAACGCCGAAGCTGGAGCCGTTGAACATGTACGGCTATTCCAAACACATGTTTGACCTGTGGGCTTTAAAGAATGGCTTCTTTGCTGACGGTCATCCCATTGCCGGTGTGAAGTACTTCAATGTGTACGGCCCGTATGAAGATCACAAGGACGATATGCGTTCCGTGGTGCACAAGAGCTTCGGCCAGATTCATGACGGTGACGGCAAGGTGAAGTTGTTCAAGAGCCATCGTCCGGAGTACAAGGACGGCGAGCAGATGCGGGACTTCGTGTATGTGAAGGACGCTGTCGATGTCACGCTGTGGCTGCTGGAGAACCCGCAGATTGCCGGTGTTTTCAATTGTGGCACCGGTATCTCGCGCACATGGAACGACCTGGTCACGGCGGTGTATTCGGCGGGCGGGAAGCAGCCAAACATTGAATATGTCGACATGCCGGAAACCCTGCGCGAGAAGTATCAGTATTACACCGAAGCCAAGCCGGACAAGCTGCGCGCCGCAGGTTATACCAAACCATTTACAACGCTGGAAGATGGCATTCACGATTACGTGAAGAGCTATCTGCAGCCCCGTGCGGAGAGGTTGAAGGGATGA
- the metG gene encoding methionine--tRNA ligase, protein MPNKFYLTTPIYYVNARPHIGHAYTTIAADTLARRKRIDGADTYFLTGTDEHGQKIGRSAASAGVPPQQFTDEVSATFRTLWQRMGISYDQYIRTTDEKHKLGVQKLFRVLYEKGAIYLDRYTGAYCVSDEAFVDVPIGDHCPECGRVTEEVTEENFFFRLSTYQKPLIDLIESNQLTITPEARKNEVLSFLRGPVNSGVETLLSDTGIPYVPGAVKDLSVSRTSFDWGIPVPSPAANTTTQKHVIYVWLDALANYMTAVGYGDESEEGVEMFARYWPADLHFVGKEIVRFHCVYWPAFLLAAALPLPKKIVAHGWLLFEESKMSKSRGNIVRSETILDAFGSLKPELDKKEQDLFGADVLRYFLLREISFGQDGSFSFDALVARYNSDLANGYGNLVSRTLSMIVQNFDGVIPDAALTTELTADITAAIEAVGRGLETQDFTAAVQSTSALIAATDGYLTANAPWKLAKDPAQRERLATVLRTAAKSIRIMTALLHPVLPYVTARVWEQLGLGSIERAAETGELRDLTQGGFAANTKLGTLAPIFPRAEKELITRMNDAEQKPVTTDANAPQNLAEGEQKLTPVSDATTSPAAAATPVKPDTPEITIDDFAKVDLRVAQILVAERVPKADKLLRLEVDLGYEKRQILAGIAQYYEPEKLIGRKVVIVANLAPRKLRGYESQGMVVAASIGDGTPALASFIEDIEIGARLR, encoded by the coding sequence ATGCCCAATAAGTTCTATCTCACGACTCCGATTTATTACGTCAACGCCCGGCCGCACATTGGCCATGCGTATACGACCATTGCCGCAGACACGCTGGCACGCCGTAAACGAATCGATGGCGCCGACACCTACTTCCTGACAGGAACGGACGAACACGGCCAGAAGATTGGTCGCAGCGCCGCGTCCGCAGGCGTTCCGCCGCAACAGTTCACGGATGAGGTTTCCGCCACCTTCCGCACGCTGTGGCAGCGCATGGGCATCAGTTACGACCAATACATCCGCACCACCGACGAGAAGCACAAGCTCGGCGTACAGAAGCTGTTCCGCGTTCTGTATGAGAAGGGTGCGATTTATCTCGATCGCTACACCGGTGCGTACTGCGTTTCCGACGAAGCCTTTGTGGATGTCCCCATCGGCGATCATTGCCCGGAGTGCGGTCGTGTGACGGAAGAGGTGACGGAAGAAAACTTCTTCTTCCGGCTGTCGACCTATCAGAAGCCGCTGATTGATCTCATCGAATCGAATCAGCTCACCATCACGCCAGAAGCGCGCAAGAACGAAGTTCTCAGCTTCCTGCGTGGCCCGGTGAACTCCGGCGTAGAAACACTGCTCAGCGATACCGGCATCCCCTACGTCCCCGGGGCGGTGAAGGACCTTAGCGTCTCGCGCACCAGCTTTGACTGGGGCATTCCTGTTCCCTCGCCTGCTGCCAACACTACGACACAAAAGCATGTCATCTACGTGTGGCTGGATGCGCTGGCCAACTACATGACCGCGGTGGGATACGGCGATGAAAGCGAAGAAGGCGTGGAGATGTTTGCGCGCTACTGGCCTGCCGATCTGCACTTTGTCGGCAAGGAGATTGTTCGCTTCCACTGCGTCTACTGGCCCGCGTTCCTGCTGGCCGCAGCTCTGCCGCTGCCGAAGAAGATCGTTGCGCACGGATGGCTTCTCTTTGAAGAGAGCAAGATGAGCAAGAGCCGCGGCAACATTGTGCGCTCTGAAACCATTCTTGATGCCTTCGGCTCGCTGAAGCCCGAGCTGGATAAGAAAGAACAGGACCTGTTCGGCGCGGATGTATTGCGCTACTTCCTGCTGCGCGAAATCTCGTTCGGTCAGGATGGCTCGTTCTCGTTCGATGCTCTCGTTGCTCGTTACAACAGCGATCTTGCCAACGGCTATGGCAACCTCGTCAGCCGTACGCTCAGCATGATCGTGCAGAACTTCGATGGCGTAATCCCGGATGCCGCTCTGACTACAGAACTCACCGCGGACATCACAGCTGCGATCGAAGCTGTCGGACGTGGTCTGGAAACCCAGGACTTCACCGCCGCCGTGCAGTCCACCTCTGCATTGATTGCAGCCACGGACGGTTACCTGACTGCGAATGCGCCGTGGAAACTGGCAAAGGATCCCGCGCAGCGCGAACGCCTTGCCACTGTGCTGCGTACGGCTGCGAAGAGCATCCGCATCATGACGGCGCTGCTGCATCCTGTGCTGCCGTATGTCACCGCGCGCGTGTGGGAGCAGCTTGGACTTGGCTCCATTGAACGCGCCGCCGAAACCGGCGAACTGCGCGACCTGACACAGGGCGGATTCGCCGCAAACACAAAGCTTGGAACACTCGCGCCCATCTTCCCGCGCGCAGAAAAGGAACTGATTACCCGCATGAACGACGCAGAACAGAAACCCGTTACGACCGATGCCAACGCACCACAAAATCTCGCTGAAGGCGAACAGAAGCTGACACCCGTAAGCGATGCAACCACTTCCCCCGCAGCCGCAGCCACTCCCGTAAAGCCTGATACCCCCGAGATCACCATCGACGACTTCGCCAAGGTCGACCTTCGTGTCGCGCAGATCCTCGTAGCTGAGCGTGTCCCCAAGGCCGACAAGCTGCTTCGCCTTGAAGTAGACCTTGGCTACGAGAAGCGCCAGATCCTTGCAGGCATCGCGCAGTATTACGAGCCGGAAAAGTTGATCGGACGCAAGGTGGTCATCGTGGCAAATCTTGCGCCGCGCAAGCTGCGTGGCTACGAATCGCAGGGCATGGTCGTTGCTGCTTCTATCGGCGACGGCACACCCGCACTCGCCAGCTTCATCGAAGACATTGAAATCGGAGCACGCCTCCGCTAG
- a CDS encoding polyprenyl synthetase family protein: MSLLPSATAKQVFDLVRDDLAAVEREFGKQSQSEVAVIQDIAEYLLAGGGKRIRPLLLLLAAKALGFQGESRIRMGAVVEMLHTATLVHDDIIDEAKTRRGKASTNTVWGESKCVLAGDWLYMQSFQTALDERNFHVLDLLIGLTQQMVEGELLQIQKLGHLINEEEYFDLIFRKTAMLFKVSMQLGAALAGASDEVEQQLGEYGRNLGLAFQIVDDVLDITGEEATIGKPAASDLREGKATLAVIHALERGTGAEREAIRTVLADRNFSRVKHATILEILTHHGSLEYAMDAARAYAEAARQSIVDLPAANTEAAKALRALQWVPGYVTDRDR; this comes from the coding sequence GTGAGCCTTCTCCCCAGTGCGACTGCGAAACAGGTCTTCGACCTTGTACGTGACGATCTTGCCGCCGTAGAGCGCGAGTTCGGCAAGCAGTCGCAGTCCGAAGTGGCCGTCATTCAGGACATTGCAGAATACCTGCTGGCAGGCGGCGGCAAACGCATCCGTCCACTGCTGCTGTTGCTTGCAGCCAAGGCGCTTGGCTTCCAGGGCGAAAGCCGCATCCGCATGGGTGCCGTGGTGGAGATGCTGCACACCGCCACGCTGGTCCATGACGACATCATTGACGAAGCGAAGACACGCCGCGGCAAGGCCAGCACCAACACTGTGTGGGGCGAAAGTAAATGCGTCCTCGCAGGCGATTGGCTGTACATGCAGTCGTTCCAGACCGCTCTGGACGAACGCAACTTTCACGTGCTGGACCTGCTCATCGGCCTGACGCAGCAGATGGTGGAAGGCGAACTGCTCCAGATTCAAAAGCTGGGCCACCTCATCAACGAGGAAGAGTACTTCGATCTGATCTTCCGCAAGACTGCCATGCTCTTCAAGGTGAGCATGCAGCTTGGTGCAGCCCTCGCTGGGGCCAGCGATGAGGTCGAGCAGCAGCTTGGCGAATACGGCCGCAACCTCGGCCTCGCATTCCAGATTGTCGATGACGTTCTCGACATTACCGGCGAAGAAGCCACCATCGGCAAGCCTGCCGCCAGCGACCTGCGCGAAGGCAAGGCGACACTCGCCGTGATTCACGCGCTGGAACGCGGCACAGGCGCCGAACGCGAAGCCATCCGCACCGTACTGGCCGATCGCAACTTCAGCCGAGTCAAGCACGCCACCATCCTGGAAATCCTGACGCATCACGGATCGCTGGAATACGCCATGGATGCAGCCCGCGCCTACGCGGAAGCGGCACGCCAGTCCATCGTCGATCTACCCGCCGCCAACACAGAAGCTGCCAAGGCGTTACGCGCATTGCAGTGGGTTCCCGGCTACGTCACCGACCGCGACCGCTAG